The sequence below is a genomic window from Leptospira ryugenii.
ATTCAGACTTGTTGCTCAAGTTATCCTTAGTTGGAACATTTTTGTCTCTGATTCCTCTAAGCTTAGGAATTGCGCTTCGGTTCAAGAGATTGAAATCATTGCTTAGGTTTTATGACATTGACGAAGTAGATAAACTCAGAAAAATCAAACGAAAATTTTTGGAGCACCCTCGATGGGAAGCTAAGGTCATCGTTGTTCGATGGATTGTTTCCATTTTCTCTTTTTCACTTGTATCATATTTACTTTTACCGATTCACCTTGAACAACTCTTAATGCTTCCCTATGCATGTTTGATGTTGGTTCCCATTATTTATCTATCTTTCTTTTTTCAGTCAGAGGTTTATTTATCTCCATTGCTGAAATCTAGAAAATTATCACAAATCTCTGTAGCAACGGACTCTTTACGACTTTTCGCAATCAGCCGCAGAAATTTGTTTACGATGCTTGCTGTCAGCATCTTACCTATTCTGACCTTTGCGTACTATTTTTATCTGATTTTTTTGACAAATTTTCAATCCACATACTGGATGATTCAACTACCATTAGTCTTTTCTTTGATGTTAGGTATCATTCTATACTCAAGTATAGTGGGTAGCAAGTCTATCAATGATGATATTGAGAACTTAAATGTAGCCATTGACTGGCTGTCCAAAGGTGAGTTGGTTGATAGAGTTCCACAACTTTCATCTAGCCATTTGAGTGTTACCATTGCTAAACTAAATACCTTTATTGATTCACTCAGTGGATACTTTAATACTGCAAAATCAGAAGCTCATCTTCTCTTAGAGATCTCAAAACAAATTTTAGACAGAGGCGATTTGATCCAAAGCCAGGTTTCCTCTGAAAAATCAAAATTGGAATCCACATCCACTTCCGTTACTGAAATCCAAAGCTCAGCGAAAACAACCTATGATCGGATTCTTTCGCAAACTACAAAAACCAATTATATCGCAGACGAGTTGACACTTGTTGATGACGAAATGAGTTTTTTATCAAAGAATGCTTCTGATTTGAATGCCTCCACTCTTCGGTCAATGGAGACTCTCGAAAGTGAGAGAAAGGCAATCACAAAGGCTCTTGAAAAAGTAGAAACCATGAATCGTATGGGCGATGAAATCCAATCTACCATTTCAATAGTCGAGGATATAGCAGATAGGGTCAATTTACTGTCGTTAAATGCATCTATCGAAGCTGCAAGGGCAGGCAATATGGGCAGGGGTTTTGCAGTAGTTGCACAAGAAGTGTCCCGTTTGGCAGACGAAACCGCAAAGAATATCGAAGAGATAAAAAAGGTAGTGAAGCTTTCTCAATCTGCATCAAGAGAAAGTTTGCAATCTATGAAAGAAATAGTTTATTCGAATGAAGAGGTGAAATCAAAGTTTGAAGAGATTTCGAAAGTAGTGCGCATGTTTGGTGAAATAAGTGAAAAGAATGCAAATAATTTGGCTACATTAAAGCATCTGCTTACCGATTTTCGGTCAGATGCGGAAAAGATCTCACATGAAATGAAGACACAAACAGAATTGACAAAGGTTTCAGAA
It includes:
- a CDS encoding methyl-accepting chemotaxis protein, with product MNQDSNRLVWKLTAAIEAPLYLLIFPYFINFCFFSSTLDSDLLLKLSLVGTFLSLIPLSLGIALRFKRLKSLLRFYDIDEVDKLRKIKRKFLEHPRWEAKVIVVRWIVSIFSFSLVSYLLLPIHLEQLLMLPYACLMLVPIIYLSFFFQSEVYLSPLLKSRKLSQISVATDSLRLFAISRRNLFTMLAVSILPILTFAYYFYLIFLTNFQSTYWMIQLPLVFSLMLGIILYSSIVGSKSINDDIENLNVAIDWLSKGELVDRVPQLSSSHLSVTIAKLNTFIDSLSGYFNTAKSEAHLLLEISKQILDRGDLIQSQVSSEKSKLESTSTSVTEIQSSAKTTYDRILSQTTKTNYIADELTLVDDEMSFLSKNASDLNASTLRSMETLESERKAITKALEKVETMNRMGDEIQSTISIVEDIADRVNLLSLNASIEAARAGNMGRGFAVVAQEVSRLADETAKNIEEIKKVVKLSQSASRESLQSMKEIVYSNEEVKSKFEEISKVVRMFGEISEKNANNLATLKHLLTDFRSDAEKISHEMKTQTELTKVSESNLHSLWENHSSISATFQEISEEALRLSQVSESMEKIVAQFQFHGAED